Sequence from the Larimichthys crocea isolate SSNF chromosome XXIII, L_crocea_2.0, whole genome shotgun sequence genome:
CAGCGCCGCTGCTCACACTGGCTTTTTCCTTCACTGCGAGGGCAGCGGGTTTCTTCCTGGACCGCTTCCTGTCaggcagagaaaaagacaacagCACGATGATGGTGCCATCTGGTGgtacaaacaacaacacctgTTATAAAAGGATGAATCTAAACTGTGAGACCTCACATACCTGGATGATCCCTCGGACGTGTCGTCACTTTGTGTCTCCAGAGCAGTGGAGGGTCCCGGGGTGTCTGCAGCAGAATCAGCCTGAGAAGAAGACACAGCTGCCTGGGGTTTGCCCTCCAGCGCAACGGCCTCTCTCTTCAGCAGGTCTGGAGCTCCGGAGACCGAGTGGATGATCTGAGCGATGGAAGCCAGAGGAGGGAGCTCCTTGAGGGCAGTggagggcgaggaggaggaggtggaggaagccGGTTTGGGCAGCAGGGGTTTGAGGCGCTGGGCTCGTGTGGAGTTGTTGAGGTTGGGGAGGGAGGCGGGGGGCGGGGTGGATCCAGGCGGGAGCTGGTAGCAGCCAAGTTGGGGGTGAGGGTGTAGAGGAGGCAAGGCGCTCGCCGCCTTCTCCTCCCTCGACAACGCCTGAGCATGCTGCTGCtcgatgatgctgctgctgctctgctccgtCTTGATTTCCCTCTTCTCTCCGGTGCTCGCTGcttccctcctctgcctcttgcTGGGGATGGACAGATCGATGGGCTGGTCCAGGGCGGAGCAGTCGAAGCTGGGGGAGACGTTCTCCAGTTTGACCCCAGGAGACCCCGCCTGGCTGCCAGATCCACGACCTTTGGCAGAGAAGTCCAGCGGCTGGTCCAGTTCTGTAGGAAAAATCACGTTGGCCATTTCCTCCACCTTCACTGCTTGGAGCCCCGGAATCGTAGGCTGGCCGATCCCGTTCAGCGCCATCTGATTCACCGCGGCGGCCCGACCAGAGGCGACTGTGGTGGCGGGCACGGTGGCAGGCAGGAGCGTGGCAATGTGCTCTTCGATCTCCCTCTCCTGCACCTCGGGGTGCTGCTTCAGCAGGTGGTGGATGCAGTTGCGTTTGGCCAGGAAAGCGGCGCCGCAGCGCCGGCACTCAAACGGCTTCCTCTGGCAGCCATTGTGCGTGCGCAGGTGGATCTGCAGCGCCCGGTAGGTCTTCAGGTCCTCGCCGCAATACCGGCACGTGGTCTCGGCTCCGGTGCAGCCCGTCTCCGTGTCCTGGGTGGGGGTCGTTGCAGCAGTGATCGCTGCGGCGATGTTCGCcgtggtggtggaggtgacGTACTTGATGTTCTTCTCGATGTCCTTCCTCGAGGTCTTGGCGTGCTTCTTCCTGAGGTGGCGCTCGCAGTTGGCCTTGACAGTGAAAGGGTAATGGCAGACTCGGCAGACATAGGGTCGCTCGCCGCTGTGTGTCCGCAGGTGTCGGATCAGAGTGGCTTTGTCCGGAGCCACGTAGTCGCAGATGTTGCATTGGTGGGGGAGGATGCCGAGGTGGAAGCGCATGTGAGCCTGCAGGACACCAGAGAAAGCGAACACCTGGTCGCAGAATCGGCACGGGTACGAGCCTTTAGCCGAGCCGGCGTTGTTTCCTCCTTTGGTTCCTGGCTTTCTCCCGCTGAGCCCCGCCTCCTCGTGTGCTGCTGGCGGGGACTCGGACAAAGGCGTGTGAGCGTCACCCATGCACTCTCCATCCAACTGCCCGCCGTTCCCAGCTGAAGAGGATGACGAAGAGGACGAAGAGGGCGTTTTGAAGAGGGTCGGGGTGGGAGGTGGCAGGCTGGGGCTGATGCAGCCCAGTGAGGCCTGCTGGGAGCTCTGAAGGGGGGGAGGAGTCGTCGCTGTGAGGCTGGAGCGAGGGGTGATGGGAGGTTTGGGCTTTAATGGTGGCATTGCCTTCTGACCCTGGACTTGACCTggaggagggagaaacagaGTTTAAGAAAGGGATGTATGGATTGACTATGATTGATTCGCCCGTCCCGGCTCGAGCTGACACTTACCTTGACCTCCAGCAAATCCTGGAGCTTTGGCCAGAGGTGGGAGGGTCAGTCCCATCTGGTTTGGCGCTGCACTCGCCACTTTGAGGATCTGCTGGATGTCTGCCAGCTCCATGATCCCGGCTCCACCTGCCTCTCCGGGTTTGACGCCAGACGAGGCCGAACTACCTGTCGCAGCGCCCCCGTCGGGCTGCAAGAGGAAGCCAGTCTGGAAGGGCTGCAGGGAGAGCAGGCTGAGGGCCTCCCTCTGGGAGAGGCCCTGCAGGGCAGAGGCAGAGCCAGTGGCCTCCAGCAGGGGGATGCTGAGGGCCGTCAGACCACCCATACCCAGCCCCAAAGTCAGCCCCAGACCTCCGGACAGGTAGGCTGAGGCCGGCTCCTGGGGAAGGCTGGAGGACGGTGGCTCCACATGAATCACCTTGATGCTGTCAAGGTGGGCCTGATGGATCTCATCGTCCGTGGGACCAGACTTCACCTGAGAAATAGAGCCGGCATCCATCAGCGGACAGGTACATCGCTGCAGCGTGATCGTTTTACCAAACATTATCtgtgatgatgaaaaatatTGCCCAAAGCTCACCTTAGAAATGTGCTGAAGACCCAAACCTTCGAGGAAGCTGGCCTGCTCTGAGGGCTGGAGCCCTTTCTCAACATCTTGACTGTTGTTTTCTCCATcatctgcctcctcctccatttcctGTGCATCCGTGGCTGTGGCGGTGGTCGCGACAGTGGCAGGACTCTCAGGGTGCGAGTTGGTTTTATGCAGGTCCAGGGCGGAGCGAAGGGGGAACGCCTTGTCACAGCAATCGCAGACAAACCGATGAAACTTACTGATACAGCGACGAAGGTTCGTCTCACACCAGACCTGGAGGGAAAAGCAAAAGTCGATGAAATATTGACCATAAAAATGGAAGTATAATCAGGGTGTGGGTCCTGCGACGATACCTGTGCGATGTGAGCGAACTTCTTGCAGGAGAAGTCGATGAAGGCCAGGTCGTTGAAGCCGGTGGGGATGGAAGGGTTGTTCTGGATGAAGGGACGGCCGCTGGGGTCTTGGGGAAGCAGCTTGTGAACGCCCGCATTGTGACGCAACAAACCACGGTGGGTTCGGAAAGACAGGCAGCAGAGGTCACACCTACGAGCACACGTTAACGGTTAATGCATttgtcttcctgtttgtcatctctgtccgggcctcactgattactgtacaagaGCACAgcttcagaactttattcaaactggatcagattttattcacaatatatttgctgctaacagaacagcagcagccggaccgggccgggttggagcacagcctcagagaccaacagggaataacgtgacagtaccaaggtgatttacagactttatgatggaaacactgGGATGCCGggagccaaacccagcaagaaaaccacctcgtTAGGCTGCCGTGTTCCCTGCCAGCTGAACTAATGTGACTCCTCTCagtgctccctcctcctcctcctcctcctcctcctctctcctctctcctccctcgaTCCTCTTACGGGCTCATTAGAGGATTTACAGCTAAATATTCCCACCTTCCTCCATAACGAGCTCAGCGCCGCCTGCTgcactcttcctctctttttgttctgtttcttccTCACAGATAGGCTTTGTCCCAGTCCtccatccttctttcctttcctcctatgttccctttccttcctcctcctccgtgaATGAACAACAACAGGAGTTAGGGTACAAAAACTCTTCACAAACACAGTCTAAACTTTGAACTCAAGCTGTGAGCAGTGTTGTCGCCACGGTGACAGACTCTCGTTGGGATGAGTGGCAAGTGTCGCCATGGCAACGAGGCCCGGCCGAGCGCGTCCTGaaacctccctcctcctcctccctgtgaCTTATTAagtcgtcctctctctctctctcctagtGGTGACTTATTAacctctccatccatccttcacccttcctccctccttctgttcGACTCCCTGCCTGGGTTAGCTCAgctcagcttagcataaagactggaaacattaCATGTGACATGAAGTTACGCAGACGCACGATCAGCTGACTGAACCTAAAGTTCACACTGCTGTGTGAGATGTTTCTTCTGGAGTTTATTACGCTAACGTAACAATCAGAAAGCGACGTGTTGCTTCTCTCTCCAACAATCGGACACAAACAAAGTTCAACTGTGGAGCAGACGGCTGCAGCACCATGTTTAACCACCAGGTGTCACTGTCACAAAGTTACACATTGTTCCTTTGACTCTTATTGAAGATGTTTACTCTTACATCATGAGGAGTGTTTGTCTGCTTGTAAACCTGGGAACAACAAATGTAGACTCAGACTAGGTCAGAGTAACGCTGGCGGcgtggagaggtggaggaggaggtgtacCTGAGTGCGGTGTCGGGGTGTGCGTCCATGTGTGCGTCCAGCTCCAGTCTGGAGCTGCAGGTCTTGAAGCAGATCGGACAgggcagcagctcctcctccgcTCCACGAGCCGCCGTCACCGACTCCTCCGACGCCGCGTCCTCCACCACCTGAAAACacgccgacacacacacacacacacacacacacacacacgttaacacgCCGACATCGTCACCGGTTTGTTCGCCGTCACGTGCAGGAAGCGGGCGGGGGGGTTCTACCTTTTTGCTGGGCGGCTCCTCGccgttctcctcctcctgcctcctcttcaCGGACGGACGGCGGCGTTTAGTCGGGGAGGGCGGGCTGACGGGAAGCAGGCCGCTGGCCGGGTCCTTCTCGTGGATCTTCATGTGTCTGAGAGACGAAAGGTCGTTGGGAGGGTTAGAGTCGACAGCAGGACGCCGTTAACTACGACAACGTCCGAAGATAACGAGGGACTCTAATTAGaactaattaataattcattaattaaatatgGTCACATTTAATCAATTCTCTGACACCAGGCTGGTGTGGCGGAAAAACTGCTAAGGCATTATGGGAGTTTGAGTatgaatggaaacacacacacacacacacacacacacacacacacactaattatCACATAATTACAGATCCAGCGGTGTGATGGCCTTATAAGGCCGGCGGAGAGAAGAGGAAGCCATGAGGTCACGGCAGGAAGTTGCCTCTCTCGTTACCGTGACAACAAAGAAAGTGGAGGGTGAGGAAAAGGGGAAATGAAAtaaggagatgaggagagaaaaggaaaaggagagagcggacgaggagagaaaaaaagaaactgttggAAAGAAAGTAGAGAggggaggagacgaggaggagagatgaggggaggagaagagagaaagggaagaaaataaaggaggaggggagagagaggaactgaaggagaggaaacaagaagagaTGAGAcgaggaaaggaaaagaggagattAAAGGAGGAgacaagatgatgatgaaaaaagagggaaggagaagaaataaagagataAGGAGGCAAGGAGAtgaggggagagaaaaggaaaggagaaggagagaggagacaaggagacaggaagttgagacgagagaaaagaggaaactgtaggaaagaaaggagagaggagaggagacaaggaggagagataaggggaggagaagaaaaggggaaatgaaATGAGGAGATAAGgagaagagggaaggaaaggaaagtagCGACACAATGGAGAAaggggaggagatgaggaaaggaaacgagagaaggaggacagaggagaaaggggaggagatgaggaaaggaaacgagagaaggaggacagaggagaaaggggagaaaggcgaggagatgaggaaaggaaacgagagaagaaggaggacagaggagaaaggggagaaaggcgaggagatgaggaaaggaaatgagagaagaaggaggacagaggagaaagaggagagggaaggaggaaggaaaggagataaGAGGACACATTgtaggaggagatgaaggagaaaggaaagggaggaatgaaaggaaagaagagaggaagagaaaggaggtgaaggagcaggaagagcagcagaggaggagaaaggaggtgaaggagccagagaggaggagaaaggaggtgaaggagcagcagaggaggagaaaggaggtgaaggagcagcagaggaggaggtctATTAATAGGACCCAACAGGCAGCAGGCTGGACGCCCATAAGAGGTCCTGACAGAGTCAGCAGATCTGGGAccagctgacaggaagcagtttgtttttaaccaaTCAGGTGATTGAAGGTAAACAGGAGGAGGCGGAGCAACAAGAGAGCAAAGTCTGATTGGCTTAAAGTGGACTGTGACCCCAGaaaccaaccaatcagagagcaggaaACCTGCAGAGTCAGCAGAGACACAATcctacagagtgtgtgtgtgtgtgtgtgtcagctgttcacgactcactcactcacacacacacacacacacacacgcgagaTAAATTTAgaccaaagtgtgtgtgcagttaaGGAGACGAGGGATAAATTTAgaccaaagtgtgtgtgcagttaaGGAGACGAGGGAATAAGGAGAGGAAGCGTACAAACAGAATGTTGGTTTGGAACGCGGCCCTTTGTCACGACGATAAACAAACGAGCGATGAActaaggagacaaggagacgagatgagaaaagagaaagggaaggaagggaaaggacagaggagaggaggaagaggggaaaggaaacaaggaaaggaaagagaggagaggaggagaaaggggagaaGGAAGCAGGAGACTCTAAATGTCTCCTTCATTGGCAACAAAACTTTTCAGGTTTTTACAAAACAGCTTCAACTTTTCTTTCTATCAACGAACATCcaactctcctcctcctctcctctcctcccctcttctcctcctcctctcctctctcctctcccctcctcctcttctctcctcccctctcctttctGCTCTCcactcctcccctcccctcctctctcctctccgctctccactcctcccctcccctcctctctcctctcccctcttctcctcctcctctcccctcccctcttctcctcctcctctcttcctcctctcctctcctcctcacaggcCTCCTCCTcatgctcctcctccagcagcctgtcctcctgtctgtagTTTGCATTGTAAAtcgtgttgtgtgttgtgtgttcagtAATTTGACTCAGACTTTTAGAACTCGTTAACAGTCCGACCCTGACGTCTCAGCGCAGAACGCCTGGATGATCCGTTTACTCAGCAGTCGGATCTAAAGAGGATTCTTCATTCTCACATGCTCGAGGATTTGGATGGACGTGACGTGAACGTTATTTTATTGTGACTTTATTGAAAAGTAGAGACAGACAAAGGAAGACTGAGTCCAGCCGTGATGACAGGAAACATTCAGCTCCGCCTACAGTCATTCCTTCCTGCCCACACCTCATACCACCACCGACTGAACAGTCTTTGTGTCGCCGAGAGCTTCATCACACAACAACACCATATATCTGAACCtacagaaccgggctcagcagaccggaccggaccgggcTCAGAGGTCAACGAagatcactcacacacacacacacacacacacacacacacgtctgcagAGACCGTTGAGTCTGATGATGGAGGCTGGACTTCACTGATAAATGACTGGGcgttgttctgtgtgtgtgtgtgtgtgtgtgtgtgtgtgtgtgtgtgtgtggagatgaaTGGTTTAAACTCGTCTTCCCACTTCCTGTGTAaccctcacccacacacacacgaccagCTCCATCATGGTTGACTGGGGACCATGTTAAACATCAACTTCCTCTGCCTGAGGTCAcatggtgtgtgcgtgtgtgtgtgtgtgtgtgtgtgtgtgtgtgtgtgtgtacctgtgcaTGTTGCCGTTGGTGGTGAAGGTCTGTCCACAGATGTTACATTTGTACGGCCTCTCCCCGCTGTGGACCAGCATGTGTCGGTCCAGCGACGAGGCCGAGCTCAGGCACTTCCCACAGATGCTGCAGGAGTGGTCGGTCGCTCCTGTGTCCGCGTTGTGCTGCAGAGGAACGTTCAGACAGTTACCCTAAcgtttctgtagcgttgacagaacgttccaaaacaaacatatcatcagtctgaagtgacctaaagctccctgcgctgtccctttaagaaacatgacacctgaacaattcattacgtgtcaGTAacaacacgagataaaggacgtcacatGACCAACGTTATTtcaatgttagaccaacgttattttactgttagaccaacgttatttcaATATAACAGAGTATGTCAGAGTGACTGAGCAGGCTGTGTCGTGCAGCCTCAGGTctgtctcaggtgtgtctcaggtctgtctcaggtgtgtctcaggtgtgtctcaggtgtgtctcaggtgCTCACCTGTCTGATGTGCATGGTGAGCTGGTGCTGAGTCTGACAGTTCTTGTCACACAGCGGGCAGATGAAGGCTGAGCTGTCGTCTTTGGTGTCCTGCACACATGAGACgtaacaacataaatatacacacagacaaacacacacacacacactctcacactcactccaTCTAAACGCGTCACAAACTTTAACCATCCACTAACGTTATGAGAATATAAAGAGACGGATCAAAAGATGagcagtaggtggcgccaatcagtctctcacacacacacacacacacacacacacacacacaagcagcacttcccttttcctgtttcagccacaggaagtgatgacgtGACATGGAATGCTGAATGCATGATGGGAGGTAGGACAAATGTAGCACATGAGGACAGGAGACGAGGACAGGAGACGAGGACAGGAGACGCGGGAGCGCCACCTACAgctcaaactgtgtgtgtgtgtgtgtgtgtgtgtgtgtacctggttGCGTCGTGCGTTGCGGCCGGGCGGGGCTCTCATGGCCGCCGAGAGCGACTTGCTGGGGGAGGGGCTTATAAAGCAGAGTGGGACAGAGTGTTAGCGGTCGTCATGACAACATCAAAGTCAGTGTCCGCGGTGTGTTCAGGGACTCACCTCGGGGACGGCCCGGCGGAGGAGTTGGCCGAGGTGACTCCGCTCCCTTCTCGATCTCCGCCGTTGATGGTGCCTGCTGCTGACATCACCGCTGACATCATGGCGTTGATGGAGGAcagatctcctcctccttcagctcccatgattcctcctcctcctcctcctcctcctcggtctcCGTTCTGTAGCTTGTCTCCTTCGTTGGCGGCCTCCTCCGTCACTCCGTTGATCGCTGCGTGGTGACATTTGAGGCTGTAAACGCGTTCTCACGCCGTGACACGTCAAACTGAGCGAGCGTCTGTACGAACCTTTGAGGTTACTGTGCGTGTTCTCCTCCGTCAGCTCcgactcctcctccttcacctcctctcgCTGCTCCTCTGTTGCTTCCATGACAGCtggaaaacagagacacaaacttTGAGACGAACTCGCCGACTTTCTGACGGCGGTACGATCAGCTGTTTCTAATTCCCATCAGGCTTTGCAGCTTCACGTTTGAATCTGAAGCTAGttgctaacagctaactgtttgtgttttgttgacaaACCAATTAGCATTAGCTTAGCTTCTTAGCTCGCCTTAGGTCGCTAATCTTAGCTTGTATGAGCTAAAGCTACGTAGTTTTACAGAATATCTGTATCTGAAGCTAACTGTGTTAGCATCAACATGCTCACCTACACACTGTGAtctactgctaacatgctaaacagTCAGGTAGCATGTTCATGACTCAGTATGGATGCTAGCAGCTGAAGCTAATTAGCTTTAGTTTGTATAATAAAGAGAGCTACGCTAACGTTACGTTAGCATGCTTACGGCTACGTTAGCAGCTTTCAAAGCTAatgaccactagatgtcactaaactGGACACAGTCGCCACGACgacgagagagacagagagagagagacatagagagagagacagagagagagagagacagagagagagacagagagagacagacagagagagagacgaaagTGAAAACGTACGacagagatgagaagaagaagaagagagctaattactgtttcctgtttggcaGCCCCCACAGGAAGACGCTCTCCAGAGCTGgccacttcctcctccagctcagaGGGAggcctcgtgtgtgtgtgtgtgtgtgtgtgtgtgtgtgtgtgtgtgtacaaacagacgacacacacacacacacacacacacacacacacacacacagctcgtaCGTcgactttaaaaacaaagtttctgaCGTTCAGTCCTCGACACGTGTGACTTCAGCTCTGtgacctgtcagtcaaagcgtccacgctcttaaccctgcataactttaagccttaatataatgtgaacaggtgagttgtatataaattcaccctcagtacagttgtcatgaacggggaaattagctacagagaccaaaactgttttttgtaccaggctgtaaacatgtttatttctgctgtgaagttggacatttggacatggggacttatggagactgactcacttctggagccagcctcaggtggacgttagaggaactgcagtccaCAGACGTGGAGGAGGTTTCTGCTTGGCCGTGTATCGTGGTGATCATTGTATAACGTTCAGATAACGCTCAGATAACGTTAGCGGCGACAACACTGAACAGGACAacaagatggaggaggaagacaggaTGAGGAGAGGACGAGTGGAGCTCTGCGAGTGACTGCTGACaactggcagtgtgtgtgtgtgtgtgtgtgtgtgtgtgtgtgtgtgtgtgtgtgtgtgtgtgtgtgtttccactgaCCTCTCCTTGTATCACTGCTCTTACATGACAAACTGTAACATGGCCGTGGCAGgtgcatcaacacacacacacacacacacacacacacacagattgttttTTACATTAGCATCGTTTGACTTAAGCgtgcacacaggcacacacacacacatgcacacaggcacacacacacacacacacacacacacacacacacacacaggctgtgattggctgatgaaGTGCTCAGGCAGCACTGCTGAAACAAATGGCAACAGACGGAGGAGGAGCTACAGGTACTATgttgtgttagcatgctacGTAGCACACCTCAGCGACACATATTTCCTCAATAACAACACACCAACATGCTAAACAGTCACGTAGCATGTAACAAACTAAACTGACACAACTCACACAATACCAAACCAAGTAAAGCTAACTGTGAATCACAAAGAGGTAGCCGTGCTAGCATCCGAAGCTAATTAGAAGAGCTAGCTCAGTATTGATGCTAACACCTGAAGCTAATTAGAAGAGCTAGCTCAGTATTGATGCTAGCATCTGAAGCTAATTAGAAGAGCTAGCTCATTATTGATGCTAACAGCTGAAGCTAATTAAAATAGCTAGCTCAGTATTGATGCTAACACCTGAAGCTAATTAGAATAGCTAGCTCAGTATTGATGCTAACAGCTGAAGCTAATTAGAATAGCT
This genomic interval carries:
- the rreb1a gene encoding ras-responsive element-binding protein 1 isoform X3; translated protein: MSRRKQPNPNKVQPVMEATEEQREEVKEEESELTEENTHSNLKAINGVTEEAANEGDKLQNGDRGGGGGGGGIMGAEGGGDLSSINAMMSAVMSAAGTINGGDREGSGVTSANSSAGPSPSPSPSKSLSAAMRAPPGRNARRNQDTKDDSSAFICPLCDKNCQTQHQLTMHIRQHNADTGATDHSCSICGKCLSSASSLDRHMLVHSGERPYKCNICGQTFTTNGNMHRHMKIHEKDPASGLLPVSPPSPTKRRRPSVKRRQEEENGEEPPSKKVVEDAASEESVTAARGAEEELLPCPICFKTCSSRLELDAHMDAHPDTALRCDLCCLSFRTHRGLLRHNAGVHKLLPQDPSGRPFIQNNPSIPTGFNDLAFIDFSCKKFAHIAQVWCETNLRRCISKFHRFVCDCCDKAFPLRSALDLHKTNSHPESPATVATTATATDAQEMEEEADDGENNSQDVEKGLQPSEQASFLEGLGLQHISKVKSGPTDDEIHQAHLDSIKVIHVEPPSSSLPQEPASAYLSGGLGLTLGLGMGGLTALSIPLLEATGSASALQGLSQREALSLLSLQPFQTGFLLQPDGGAATGSSASSGVKPGEAGGAGIMELADIQQILKVASAAPNQMGLTLPPLAKAPGFAGGQGQVQGQKAMPPLKPKPPITPRSSLTATTPPPLQSSQQASLGCISPSLPPPTPTLFKTPSSSSSSSSSAGNGGQLDGECMGDAHTPLSESPPAAHEEAGLSGRKPGTKGGNNAGSAKGSYPCRFCDQVFAFSGVLQAHMRFHLGILPHQCNICDYVAPDKATLIRHLRTHSGERPYVCRVCHYPFTVKANCERHLRKKHAKTSRKDIEKNIKYVTSTTTANIAAAITAATTPTQDTETGCTGAETTCRYCGEDLKTYRALQIHLRTHNGCQRKPFECRRCGAAFLAKRNCIHHLLKQHPEVQEREIEEHIATLLPATVPATTVASGRAAAVNQMALNGIGQPTIPGLQAVKVEEMANVIFPTELDQPLDFSAKGRGSGSQAGSPGVKLENVSPSFDCSALDQPIDLSIPSKRQRREAASTGEKREIKTEQSSSSIIEQQHAQALSREEKAASALPPLHPHPQLGCYQLPPGSTPPPASLPNLNNSTRAQRLKPLLPKPASSTSSSSPSTALKELPPLASIAQIIHSVSGAPDLLKREAVALEGKPQAAVSSSQADSAADTPGPSTALETQSDDTSEGSSRKRSRKKPAALAVKEKASVSSGAGIDLESSGEFASVEKMLATTDANKFSTYLQTGAADLGGKRDVDRAGGVEEKEGGAKEEAKSATMPQSKGKKNAYSNSVQKMTCPFCPRVFPWASSLQRHMLTHTESQSETEQLAPEAQDLSTSADSGSAPTAESPSPSEQQEAESMTPSPTHKPSHGYSPDEEQETETTEQPDQQEEPEPRAAPGKQPPQSSSAKVESADDDDCHSNKSLDLNFGKKLIDFKLCTSSSPAQEEQPSQPPSSSTSSSSTSSTSAPQVPTESQEKESSATTTSSSPSSSSSPVVKQQPDYKHVCRVCKKSFRYATTLARHERAHLSEETPTPAPVEENPPVKEEAMESDAAKPTEEEEKEEEQKKKEVETEEEEEGGVRGGESEGGESGDSEEEEKEKEERSDEEASEPKSLEGGEATGRRVDKRKKICNVCGKRFWSLQDLTRHMRSHTGERPYQCQTCERTFTLKHSLVRHQRIHLKPRGADGGSAGNDDAASEDGDSCTPTPTSTCPPSENESECGSGSAAGAKELEEEDAKEEREEGDVAESSTSKEESAAKRAEPGADSEPANAVEEPDCEEKTELSANSATQPSPSGDDTTPSQQATDTKTTASDDDDSAKQTPEANLSKEPSLSPSSSLTDESAAAAPADGFIQLLEIHAKPPLEHILPNGEPPLVGVD
- the rreb1a gene encoding ras-responsive element-binding protein 1 isoform X1 gives rise to the protein MSRRKQPNPNKVQPVMEATEEQREEVKEEESELTEENTHSNLKAINGVTEEAANEGDKLQNGDRGGGGGGGGIMGAEGGGDLSSINAMMSAVMSAAGTINGGDREGSGVTSANSSAGPSPSPSPSKSLSAAMRAPPGRNARRNQDTKDDSSAFICPLCDKNCQTQHQLTMHIRQHNADTGATDHSCSICGKCLSSASSLDRHMLVHSGERPYKCNICGQTFTTNGNMHRHMKIHEKDPASGLLPVSPPSPTKRRRPSVKRRQEEENGEEPPSKKVVEDAASEESVTAARGAEEELLPCPICFKTCSSRLELDAHMDAHPDTALRCDLCCLSFRTHRGLLRHNAGVHKLLPQDPSGRPFIQNNPSIPTGFNDLAFIDFSCKKFAHIAQVWCETNLRRCISKFHRFVCDCCDKAFPLRSALDLHKTNSHPESPATVATTATATDAQEMEEEADDGENNSQDVEKGLQPSEQASFLEGLGLQHISKVKSGPTDDEIHQAHLDSIKVIHVEPPSSSLPQEPASAYLSGGLGLTLGLGMGGLTALSIPLLEATGSASALQGLSQREALSLLSLQPFQTGFLLQPDGGAATGSSASSGVKPGEAGGAGIMELADIQQILKVASAAPNQMGLTLPPLAKAPGFAGGQGQVQGQKAMPPLKPKPPITPRSSLTATTPPPLQSSQQASLGCISPSLPPPTPTLFKTPSSSSSSSSSAGNGGQLDGECMGDAHTPLSESPPAAHEEAGLSGRKPGTKGGNNAGSAKGSYPCRFCDQVFAFSGVLQAHMRFHLGILPHQCNICDYVAPDKATLIRHLRTHSGERPYVCRVCHYPFTVKANCERHLRKKHAKTSRKDIEKNIKYVTSTTTANIAAAITAATTPTQDTETGCTGAETTCRYCGEDLKTYRALQIHLRTHNGCQRKPFECRRCGAAFLAKRNCIHHLLKQHPEVQEREIEEHIATLLPATVPATTVASGRAAAVNQMALNGIGQPTIPGLQAVKVEEMANVIFPTELDQPLDFSAKGRGSGSQAGSPGVKLENVSPSFDCSALDQPIDLSIPSKRQRREAASTGEKREIKTEQSSSSIIEQQHAQALSREEKAASALPPLHPHPQLGCYQLPPGSTPPPASLPNLNNSTRAQRLKPLLPKPASSTSSSSPSTALKELPPLASIAQIIHSVSGAPDLLKREAVALEGKPQAAVSSSQADSAADTPGPSTALETQSDDTSEGSSRKRSRKKPAALAVKEKASVSSGAGIDLESSGEFASVEKMLATTDANKFSTYLQTGAADLGGKRDVDRAGGVEEKEGGAKEEAKSATMPQSKGKKNAYSNSVQKMTCPFCPRVFPWASSLQRHMLTHTGQKPFPCPKCDAFFSTKSNCERHLLRKHGVTHRTLRRNGALAKKDGDEGSHESAESQSETEQLAPEAQDLSTSADSGSAPTAESPSPSEQQEAESMTPSPTHKPSHGYSPDEEQETETTEQPDQQEEPEPRAAPGKQPPQSSSAKVESADDDDCHSNKSLDLNFGKKLIDFKLCTSSSPAQEEQPSQPPSSSTSSSSTSSTSAPQVPTESQEKESSATTTSSSPSSSSSPVVKQQPDYKHVCRVCKKSFRYATTLARHERAHLSEETPTPAPVEENPPVKEEAMESDAAKPTEEEEKEEEQKKKEVETEEEEEGGVRGGESEGGESGDSEEEEKEKEERSDEEASEPKSLEGGEATGRRVDKRKKICNVCGKRFWSLQDLTRHMRSHTGERPYQCQTCERTFTLKHSLVRHQRIHLKPRGADGGSAGNDDAASEDGDSCTPTPTSTCPPSENESECGSGSAAGAKELEEEDAKEEREEGDVAESSTSKEESAAKRAEPGADSEPANAVEEPDCEEKTELSANSATQPSPSGDDTTPSQQATDTKTTASDDDDSAKQTPEANLSKEPSLSPSSSLTDESAAAAPADGFIQLLEIHAKPPLEHILPNGEPPLVGVD